The Frondihabitans peucedani genome segment CGGCATGGGCCGGCACCCGTTGACCGCCCGGGTCCCGGTGCCGTCCGCCACGACCGCGAAGACGGTCCACACGCTCGTCACCACCGCCGACATCGGCGACCCGCACCTGTCGCACCTCCGGACGATCACCGATCTCACGCCGATGACGTCGAAGGGGCGGCCGCTCTTCCTGCCGGTCTGGGAGTGGATGCTCCGCGCCGTCTACCCGACGCCCTCGGCAGACGAGAAGGGCGTCAGCAGGGCAGAGTGACGCGCCCCTCCGCGCGGAGCCACGCGAGGCCGTCGAGGACCGCCTCGACCGTCGTGAAGCGCGGCGCGTAGCCGAGCAGGGTGCGCGCCTTCTCGATCGACATGGAGTGGCTCCTCGAGGCGTGCTGGAACGACGCCTCGGCGCTCTCCGCCGAGATCGCCCCGCGCAGCTCGTCGAACGAGACGAAGCGGAGGTTGGGCTCCTGGCCGTAGTGGCGGGCGATCGCGGTGGCGAAGCCGCGGAGGGTGATCGCGCGCTCCGAGACCACGTGGAAGCTCTGCCCGACGGCCTGCGCCTGGTGCGAGACGGCCCGCTCGAACGCCTGGGCGACGTCGTCGGCGTGCACGTGGTGCACGGTCTCGAGGCCGAGGTTCGGCAGGAGCACCTCGCCGCCGGTGGCGAGGGCCTCCCAGACTCCGAGGTCGAGATTGCCCTGCGGGTTGATCATCTCCCAGCCCGGGCCGGTGATGTGTCCGGGATGCAGGATCACGCTCCGCAGGCCGCCGGGGCGCCTCGCCTCGTGCTGCAGCAGCTCCTCGATCGCGGCCTTGCCGGTGCCGTAGTCGCCGAACGGGGTCCGCTCGGCGTCCTCGGTGACGGGCACCTCGACGCTCGGGCCGTGCACCCAGATGGTGCCGCAGTGCACGAGGAGCTCGACCCGGCCGCGGAGTGCCTCCACGAGCTGCGAGGCCGACTCGGGCGTGAAGCAGACCATGTCGATGACGACGTCGGCACCGAGCTCGGCGATCGCCGGTGCGAAGGTGCCTGCGGCGTCGCCCGCCTCCCGGTCGAGGACGACGCGCTCGACCTTCTCCCACGCGGCGTCGGCGTGGTAGGGCCGACTGGTGCCGCGGCTGACGGCGACGACCTGGTGGCCCTGGCGGACGAGCCTCGGGACGAGGAAGCCGCCGACGTGGCCGGTGGCTCCGATGACGACGATCCGCACGGGTACTCCTTCGAACGAGACGGGGATGCCCCGACCCTACGCCGGACACCCTCAGCCGATCGCCTCTAGGGTGGACCGAGTCCTAGACGGAGGTTCGATGATCACCTGGCCCGGCAACCCGTACCCGCTCGGTGCGAACTACGACGGAAGCGGAACGAACTTCGCCATCTACAGCGAAGCGGCCGAGCTCGTGCAGCTCTGCCTGTTCGACGACGCCGGAGTCGAGACGCGCGTCGACCTCCTCGAGGTCGACGCCTACGTCTGGCACGGCTACCTGCCGAGCGTCCAGCCCGGTCAGCGCTACGGGTACCGCGTCCACGGGTCGTACGACCCGGCGTCCGGGCACCGCGCGAACCCGAACAAGCTGCTCCTCGACCCGTACGCGAAGGCGACGAGCGGCGAGATCGACTGGGACGAGGCGCTGTTCGCCTACAACTTCGGCGCGCCCGATTCCCGGAACGACAAAGACTCCGCGCCGCACATGATGATGAGCGTCGTCATCAACCCGTTCTTCGACTGGCAGGGCGACCGGCCGCCGAAGTACAGCTACGACGAGTCGATCATCTACGAGGCCCACGTCCGCGGCCTCACCCAGACGCACCCCGACATCCCGCAGGAGCAGCGGGGCACGTACGCCGGTGTCGCGCATCCTGCGATCATCGAGCACCTGAAGGGGCTCGGCGTGACCGCCATCGAGCTGATGCCCGTGCACCAGTTCGTGCAAGACAACACGCTCCTCGAGAAGGGCCTCCGCAACTACTGGGGCTACAACACGATCGGCTTCTTCGCGCCGCACCAGCAGTACGCCTCGGTCACCGACCACGGCCAGCAGGTGCAGGAGTTCAAGACGATGGTCCGCGTGCTCCACGACGCGGGCATCGAGGTCATCATCGACGTCGTCTACAACCACACCGCCGAGGGCAACCACCTGGGCCCGACGCTGTCGTTCAAGGGCATCGACAACGCCGCGTACTACCGGCTCGTCGAAGACGACAAGCAGTACTACATGGACTACACCGGCACGGGCAACAGCCTGAACGTCCGGCACCCGCACTCGCTGCAGCTGATCATGGACTCCCTCCGCTACTGGGTGACCGAGATGCACGTCGACGGCTTCCGCTTCGACCTCGCAGCCTCCCTCGCCCGCGAGTTCTACGAGGTCGACCGCCTGTCGACCTTCTTCGAGCTCGTGCAGCAGGACCCGATCGTGTCGCAGGTGAAGCTCATCGCCGAGCCGTGGGACGTCGGCCCCGGCGGCTACCAGGTGGGCAACTTCCCGCCGCAGTGGACCGAGTGGAACGGCAAGTACCGCGACACCGTCCGGGACTTCTGGCGCGGCGAGCCGGCGACGCTCGGCGAATTCGCCTCCAGGATCACGGGGTCGGCCGACCTCTACGAGCGCGACGGCCGCCGCCCGGTCGCCAGCATCAACTTCGTCACCGCGCACGACGGCTTCACGATGCGCGACCTCGTCAGCTACAACGACAAGCACAACCAGCAGAACGGCGAGAACGGCAACGACGGCGAGAGCCACAACCGCTCGTGGAACTCCGGCGAGGAGGGCCCGACGAAAGACCGGGCGATCGCGGAGCTCCGCCGCCAGCGGGTGCGGAACTTCCTCGCGACGCTCCTGCTCAGCCAGGGCGTCCCGATGATCCTGCACGGCGACGAGCTCGGCCGGACGCAGCGGGGCAACAACAACACCTACGCCCAGGACAACCCGATCAGCTGGATCGACTGGTCGAAGGCCGACACCGACCTGGTCGCGTTCACGACGTCGCTCATCGAGCTGCGCCGCAAGCACCCGACGTTCCGCCGCCAGAGCTACTTCGACGGCCGGAGCGTGCGGCGAGGCGTCGGCGACCCCCTGCCCGACATCGTCTGGCTGACGCCCGACGGCGACGCGATGCAGCCCGAGGAGTGGGACTCCGGCTTCGGCCGCTCGATCGGCATGTTCCTGAACGGCAGCGGCATCCACGGGCGCGACTCCCGAGGCGGCCGCGTCACCGACGTCAACTTCGTCCTGTACTTCAACGCGCACGACGACACCGTGACCTTCACCCTCCCCTCCGACGAGTACTCCGAGTGCTGGGAGCTCGTCATCGACACCACCGATTCCCCGAAGCCCGAGCACGTGCTTCACGCCGGCGAGAAGCTCCCCGTGGCGGGCCGCTCGATGGTCGTCCTCCGAGCCGCGGTCGAGGACGACGCATGAGCATCAGCCACCACCCGAGATCCACCTACCGCCTCCAGATCCGCCAGTCGTTCCCGCTGAACGCCGCGGCCGACGTGGTCCAGTACCTCCGCGACCTCGGCGTCGACTGGGTCTACCTCTCCCCCGTCCTCGAGGCGGAGGCCGGGAGCGACCACGGCTACGACGTCGTCGACCACTCGCGCGTCGACCCCGCCCGCGGCGGAGAGGTGGGCCTCGCGACCCTCGCCGACCGCGCGCACCTGTTCGGCCTCGGCGTCCTGATCGACATCGTCCCGAACCACATGGGCGTCGCGACCCCGCACACCAACTCCTGGTGGTGGGACCTCCTGACCCACGGCCGCGAGTCGAAGTACGCCTCGGCCTTCGACGTCGACTGGAAGGCCGGCGACGGCAGGCTCCGGCTGCCGGTGCTGGGCTCGGGCGGCGACGACCGCTTCGACGACCTCCGCGTCGAGGACGGCGAGCTCCGCTACTTCGACAACCGCTACCCGATCGCCCCGGGCACGGCCTCGCCCGGCGACTCGGCCGTCGACGTCCACTCCCGCCAGAACTACGAGCTGGTCTACTGGAAGCGCGCCGACAGCGAGCTCAACTACCGCCGGTTCTTCGCCGTCAACACGCTCGCCGGCATCCGCGTCGAGGAGCCCTGGGTCTTCGACGAGTCGCACGCCGAGATCGCCCGCTGGTTCCGCGACGGGATCGCCGACGGCCTCCGGATCGACCACCCCGACGGCCTGGCCGACCCCAAGGGCTACCTCGACCGCCTCCGCGAGCTCACCGGCGGGGCGCACGTGCTCGTCGAGAAGATCCTCGAGGGCCCCGAGGAGCTCCCCCACGACTGGGCCGCCGACGGCACCACCGGCTACGACGCCCTCGGCGAGTTCGACCGCGTGCTCACCGACCCGCGCGGCGCCGAGCGCCTCGGCCGCCTCGACGCGGTCCTCCGCAGCAGCGACGGCGACGAGCACCCCGCCGAGCTCTACTGGCACGACATGATCCACGGCTCGAAGCGCGAGGTCGCCGACGGCATCCTGAACAGCGAGGTCCGCAG includes the following:
- a CDS encoding NAD-dependent epimerase/dehydratase family protein, which encodes MRIVVIGATGHVGGFLVPRLVRQGHQVVAVSRGTSRPYHADAAWEKVERVVLDREAGDAAGTFAPAIAELGADVVIDMVCFTPESASQLVEALRGRVELLVHCGTIWVHGPSVEVPVTEDAERTPFGDYGTGKAAIEELLQHEARRPGGLRSVILHPGHITGPGWEMINPQGNLDLGVWEALATGGEVLLPNLGLETVHHVHADDVAQAFERAVSHQAQAVGQSFHVVSERAITLRGFATAIARHYGQEPNLRFVSFDELRGAISAESAEASFQHASRSHSMSIEKARTLLGYAPRFTTVEAVLDGLAWLRAEGRVTLPC
- the glgX gene encoding glycogen debranching protein GlgX, coding for MITWPGNPYPLGANYDGSGTNFAIYSEAAELVQLCLFDDAGVETRVDLLEVDAYVWHGYLPSVQPGQRYGYRVHGSYDPASGHRANPNKLLLDPYAKATSGEIDWDEALFAYNFGAPDSRNDKDSAPHMMMSVVINPFFDWQGDRPPKYSYDESIIYEAHVRGLTQTHPDIPQEQRGTYAGVAHPAIIEHLKGLGVTAIELMPVHQFVQDNTLLEKGLRNYWGYNTIGFFAPHQQYASVTDHGQQVQEFKTMVRVLHDAGIEVIIDVVYNHTAEGNHLGPTLSFKGIDNAAYYRLVEDDKQYYMDYTGTGNSLNVRHPHSLQLIMDSLRYWVTEMHVDGFRFDLAASLAREFYEVDRLSTFFELVQQDPIVSQVKLIAEPWDVGPGGYQVGNFPPQWTEWNGKYRDTVRDFWRGEPATLGEFASRITGSADLYERDGRRPVASINFVTAHDGFTMRDLVSYNDKHNQQNGENGNDGESHNRSWNSGEEGPTKDRAIAELRRQRVRNFLATLLLSQGVPMILHGDELGRTQRGNNNTYAQDNPISWIDWSKADTDLVAFTTSLIELRRKHPTFRRQSYFDGRSVRRGVGDPLPDIVWLTPDGDAMQPEEWDSGFGRSIGMFLNGSGIHGRDSRGGRVTDVNFVLYFNAHDDTVTFTLPSDEYSECWELVIDTTDSPKPEHVLHAGEKLPVAGRSMVVLRAAVEDDA